The region aataagtaaattcttgtttttaaattgttttaatctgtagatagtgggtttttatcttattatccgttcaccacgtttgagtgtggttatcgttctctaatgcaaatgaaaattgaaatatgatcTGTTAAGCGCGTTGATATGGGCTACGTACGTCTATTTCTAACGCACTTTTTCGAATAATTTCGCAAAAGATACACGTTTGATCGACGAAGAATCCTTACTGTGCCGTCTGTTGTTACCGTTTTCTAGCTCCATCGGATGCCGATAAACGGATCATATTACACGAACACAATAAATACCGCGGGGAGGCTGATCCACCACCGAAATACATGTTCAAAATGGTATTTTCTGACTTTCTCTTATTTTTCCTAGCTTCGTTTCATGATATATTCCACCGTGAACACTAACATCATCTACGCGgtctttcattttcatgattttagtTTGATTTTTAATTCAGTATTGGGATGAAGAAGCAGCTAAGACAGCGCTCGGTTGGGCGAACTCGATGTGCCATGCACGGGGTGGTGGACCAGATCACGATCCTATTACCGCTCGATTTATTCCTGGTAATCTGGTTATTTACAGATATTGCCTCGGTATTTTTACTCCACGCCGTAGCGTGGTGGAACGAATGTATCGCAGAGTtgcaaaaattgaaatttcatcttAAGAGTCTCAATATGAGCCATGCGTAACGTTTTTTTAGACGCCTTCTTACTATTCATTCAGATCAGTTCACAATTTTTTGCAGGAAGAGACGCGTACGGACAGAATTGGTTTTGCGCTAGTGGCAAGGGCAGTACATGGCAACAAGCGATCAAGAGTTGGTACGATGAAAAGGAGGAGGAGAACTTTAATTTTGAAGACGGCGGAAACGAGGGAACTGGACATTATACGCAGGTTATATCAATGGCCTTCTTTGattaatcaaaatcaaacgaaattgtTTTGGcaaatagatttataaaatctaTCTACAATCTGTCACGCATAACGTAACCTTTTTAATATACATTATGTCATTGATCTTCTAGATTATGTGGGCTGATAGCATGCTGGTTGGATGTGGCATGATTTATTGCGAAATCGGAAAAAATCCGGGTGAATATTTCGTGTGTAATTACGCTCGAAGGTGAGTCTAGTCATGGATTCTTTGAACGTTGTTCTAGTGGCGGCAACTCGCCTTCTGGGCCTTCTTAGTAATCTATCTATCTAAACCCTCCCCTACGTCctcaaaacaatattttcaagatGAGCTGAAACACTTTCGTATTTGCgcccgcgcaaaaacaaatattcgtttttgcgcccgtgcaaaaacggattatttcgtttttgcgcgttaaaagtttgtttttgcgcggtaatatttgtttttgcgcggtcaGATTTGTTTTTGTGCGTTTTCGTGAAGGacgaaaaaacaattttacatatcccgaatcagccaccatagaaaCACAATATAAGGCATGAGATCAACGAAAGTATTATGAATAAAACGGTTTGAGGGGGACCTTTTTCGTAATTTTGACTCGCTGTGTTTATTTACAGTGGGAATGAACCGGATTATTACGGTAAAAATGATCGACCGTACAATAAGTCTGAAACTATAAGAGGCTCTAGCTGTaaggaaaactttaataaTGAGACTGGCTTGTGCGGTAAGCGAAATGGCAATGATATTTATATCGACGAAAATAAGAATCTGTCCTCGAAAGAAAAATAAGTTAGTCTAGTGACGCCAATTGGTTAATGTGTctataatgaattattgaaatgaaaacttgtaaatacatgtatgtacttaagttcaattacaattacatcattatatagatatctatatattttcaaatcttgtacatatattgaaaaataaatacatattattattattaaacatATAAGTATGATATCTATTCGCGTGCTTTTTGCAGAATGTAAAGATGTGATGTTCTGTTTGAATGGTGGTAGGATGAATTCTGAAAACTGTACTTGTATCTGTCCTAATGTGCCGTGGATCGTTGGACCTAATTGCGAGCGTAAGTGTGGAGAGCGGACGTTGAGATATCTTGACGTTGTTCTGTCGATGACGGGTCTTTTTAGAAATACGACAATACTGTAGTACCATCACATGCATTTACAAAATACTGAATATCATTGTATGCACATTCTGGAGACGTTTGCAAGAaagtcattttatttcaacttCAGTTGATTGTACGAAAGGTGTCACCGATGATTCTGGACACTCGTGTAGTCGTGCGGATTGCGATACGGATAACATATTCGACAAGTGTCCGGTAATGTGTGGTTTATGTTCAAAGTGTAAGTATACATTCGCGCTatctaaagaaaagaaaaatttacagTTCACATTATCATAATTCATccatatttgtttttcaagcTGGTAATATGAATTATGCGGGGGAAGCAGCGAAGTTGAAAGGTGAATGATATATCAAAAtgcattgatatttttcttctaTTCTGTTCACAAATGATGTCGTGTAACTCAGTTCAATGCTATTATTGAGTAAACTTTGTATCATCCATCAAGAAAACAATCTGATCTGATATTTTCTGCATAGCCGAACAGCCAACAGAGCTCGTCGGTGTTGGCGGTGGACCTAAAGGAAGTGCGTCATCTACGTTGCAAAGCAATAGCGTTGACAATTCCCAAGCAGCGCACGATGCCAATAATGCCAAACAAGCAGCCAATGAAAATGCCGAATCTAACGGCGAATCTGACGGTGGTATTAAATTTTTTCGATAACATTTTGGTCGTTTAgataatcaaataaaatgacAGAAACCCATATAGATGTGTCAGaatggaaaaaatatttttttggttgttttaccaaaagaaaacTATTCACTTCTTTAGATTTTAGTGATGATTCCTTTGTCTGATtgtgattttttatttcaagatGACAGCGATGAAGATTATACTAGTGAAAGTGAGACAGTCCACAACGGAGAAGATTATTCGGGTACATATCACACTAAATCGGCTTTGGGACTGTTAacgaaattattcaattatagTGACGTTGCCTTCGTCTAAATATGATTTTCTATCTAAAGATGAAGATTATCCTGATGGAAACGAGCCAGTCGTCAATGGAGACGATGAATCGGGCTCATATCACGGAGGTAAAGCACTTATAATCGACTTTGACGAAATTATTCACTACATTAGAATTGTAGCG is a window of Tubulanus polymorphus chromosome 2, tnTubPoly1.2, whole genome shotgun sequence DNA encoding:
- the LOC141898305 gene encoding cysteine-rich venom protein VAR8-like produces the protein MVFVNAPSDADKRIILHEHNKYRGEADPPPKYMFKMYWDEEAAKTALGWANSMCHARGGGPDHDPITARFIPGRDAYGQNWFCASGKGSTWQQAIKSWYDEKEEENFNFEDGGNEGTGHYTQIMWADSMLVGCGMIYCEIGKNPGEYFVCNYARSGNEPDYYGKNDRPYNKSETIRGSSCKENFNNETGLCECKDVMFCLNGGRMNSENCTCICPNVPWIVGPNCELDCTKGVTDDSGHSCSRADCDTDNIFDKCPVMCGLCSKSGNMNYAGEAAKLKGE